A genomic region of Streptomyces rimosus contains the following coding sequences:
- a CDS encoding amidohydrolase family protein has translation MIIDGHSHVHDPLDIHLSALDDAGVDRTVLFPTRPHPERATDLVSLRHEMSVLDRALAGGSAGGSEAAGDDGYVKAWQELDAALAAQPTRFLGFGSVPLGRTADETAAWVEREVMGRGLYGIGELTPPPGQAALVEPVLRAAADHHGLPVVVHGYAPTSAADLSTLAGLGARYPKVPLVISQLGGSNWMRVIELAQATPSIYLELSTAHLIFAVRFAIRELPTRALFGSDAPYGDPVVARTTVERVTLPGEIRERVLGGNLAELLGLS, from the coding sequence GTGATCATCGACGGCCACAGCCATGTCCACGACCCGCTCGACATCCACCTGTCCGCGTTGGACGACGCGGGGGTGGACCGTACGGTCCTCTTCCCCACTCGTCCGCATCCCGAACGAGCGACGGACCTCGTGTCCCTCCGCCATGAGATGAGCGTGCTGGACCGGGCGTTGGCCGGGGGATCCGCCGGCGGATCGGAGGCGGCTGGAGACGACGGATACGTCAAGGCGTGGCAGGAACTGGACGCGGCACTGGCTGCTCAGCCGACGCGCTTCCTGGGCTTCGGGTCCGTTCCCTTGGGGCGTACTGCTGACGAGACCGCGGCCTGGGTGGAACGTGAGGTGATGGGCCGAGGGCTGTACGGCATCGGTGAGCTCACCCCGCCGCCGGGCCAGGCGGCGCTGGTGGAACCGGTGCTTCGAGCGGCGGCCGACCACCACGGGCTTCCGGTCGTTGTGCACGGGTACGCCCCCACGAGCGCGGCGGACCTGAGCACCCTGGCCGGCCTGGGCGCCCGCTACCCGAAGGTGCCGTTGGTGATCAGCCAACTGGGCGGGAGCAACTGGATGCGGGTGATCGAACTCGCCCAGGCCACGCCCAGCATCTACCTGGAGCTCTCCACAGCCCACCTGATCTTCGCGGTCCGCTTCGCGATCCGCGAACTGCCCACCCGGGCCCTCTTCGGCTCGGATGCTCCCTACGGTGACCCGGTCGTCGCCCGAACGACGGTGGAACGGGTCACGCTGCCCGGGGAGATCCGCGAGCGGGTGCTGGGTGGGAATCTGGCCGAGTTGCTGGGGCTGTCGTGA
- a CDS encoding MerR family transcriptional regulator → MLIGELAERSGTSERLLRYYERAGLLRPERLANGYRDYAESDVAAVQRVRALLAAGLPTRIIRQVLPCTTGTAAVHPCPGVLDALHDQLRALDRQFTALAAARQALRETIDETTARQAAMPTDGEPPASRTGTPHSPSPAPSESNGNNRVMSATGRAPSGRASGRCSRS, encoded by the coding sequence GTGCTGATCGGGGAGTTGGCCGAGCGGTCCGGGACCAGCGAACGGCTGCTGCGCTACTACGAGCGGGCGGGCCTACTGCGCCCCGAGCGTCTGGCCAATGGCTACCGGGACTACGCCGAATCCGACGTCGCCGCCGTACAGCGCGTCCGCGCGCTCCTCGCCGCCGGGCTCCCCACCCGCATCATCCGCCAGGTACTGCCCTGCACGACCGGCACCGCCGCCGTACACCCCTGCCCCGGGGTGCTCGACGCTCTCCACGACCAACTACGCGCTCTCGACCGTCAATTCACCGCCCTCGCCGCTGCCCGTCAGGCGCTGCGCGAGACCATCGACGAGACAACGGCGCGACAGGCGGCGATGCCCACGGACGGCGAGCCGCCTGCATCACGTACGGGTACTCCTCACTCCCCCTCACCCGCCCCCTCCGAAAGCAACGGAAACAACCGGGTGATGAGCGCCACCGGCCGGGCACCGTCCGGCCGGGCCAGCGGGCGCTGCTCGCGGTCCTGA
- a CDS encoding winged helix-turn-helix domain-containing protein produces the protein MTDDDLTARPGRTRPADAALPEHEVRTALLELLAEVGTVTATEAAARLGYSSGLCSFHLRQLARHGLIEEAPHRGGRARPWRLTRRDSAPGTSEEEAFGNLARGLEDESWQRWLTQRDRAPAEWRHDEAFSAVAYLTPEEMRRVADAVRRALAPYQDREQRPLARPDGARPVALITRLFPLLSEGAGEGE, from the coding sequence GTGACTGACGATGATCTCACCGCACGCCCTGGCCGGACGCGGCCTGCCGACGCCGCGCTGCCCGAGCACGAGGTCCGTACGGCATTGCTGGAACTGCTGGCGGAAGTCGGCACCGTAACGGCGACCGAAGCCGCGGCACGGCTGGGCTACAGCTCCGGTCTCTGCTCGTTTCACCTTCGGCAACTCGCACGCCACGGCCTCATCGAGGAAGCCCCGCACCGCGGGGGTCGCGCACGCCCATGGCGCCTGACGCGGCGCGACTCCGCCCCCGGTACGTCCGAGGAGGAAGCGTTCGGGAACCTGGCTCGCGGCCTGGAGGACGAGAGCTGGCAGCGGTGGCTCACCCAACGCGACCGAGCACCGGCCGAATGGCGCCACGACGAAGCCTTCAGCGCCGTCGCCTACCTGACGCCCGAAGAGATGCGCCGGGTCGCCGATGCCGTCCGACGGGCACTCGCCCCGTATCAGGACCGCGAGCAGCGCCCGCTGGCCCGGCCGGACGGTGCCCGGCCGGTGGCGCTCATCACCCGGTTGTTTCCGTTGCTTTCGGAGGGGGCGGGTGAGGGGGAGTGA
- the def gene encoding peptide deformylase: MSVRHEITRTADRRVRVQGRPVDSYPALSPEAERGTVRRVTEVGEDVLSRPCQEVTDFGSAELSTLIDDMFLTMHVADGAGLAANQVGVDLRLFVYDCPDDDGIRHVGHIGNPVLDVPEPGSRRLIDASEGCLSVPGATMTVPRTDRAVVRGLDKDGNPLVIEGTGYFARCLQHETDHLLGHTYLDRLSKRDRKEALRQMADRREEVFARRERKAARLTRG, from the coding sequence ATGTCTGTTCGTCACGAGATCACCCGTACCGCTGATCGGCGGGTCCGTGTGCAGGGCCGGCCCGTCGACTCCTATCCCGCCCTGTCCCCGGAGGCGGAGCGGGGCACGGTGCGTCGGGTCACGGAGGTCGGTGAGGACGTTCTGAGCCGTCCGTGTCAGGAAGTGACCGACTTCGGCTCCGCCGAGTTGTCCACGCTCATAGACGACATGTTCCTGACGATGCATGTGGCCGACGGCGCCGGCCTGGCCGCCAATCAGGTCGGTGTCGACCTGCGGCTGTTCGTGTACGACTGCCCGGACGACGACGGCATCCGCCACGTCGGCCACATCGGCAACCCGGTCCTGGACGTACCCGAACCCGGAAGCCGTCGGCTCATCGACGCATCCGAGGGCTGCCTGTCCGTGCCCGGTGCCACCATGACGGTCCCCCGTACGGACCGTGCCGTCGTCCGCGGTCTCGACAAGGACGGCAACCCCCTCGTCATCGAGGGCACGGGTTACTTCGCGCGGTGCCTGCAGCACGAGACCGACCACCTTCTCGGCCACACGTATCTCGACCGGCTGTCCAAGCGGGACCGCAAGGAAGCGCTGCGGCAGATGGCAGACCGTCGCGAAGAGGTCTTCGCGCGACGCGAGCGGAAGGCCGCCCGTCTGACTCGCGGGTGA
- a CDS encoding TetR/AcrR family transcriptional regulator produces the protein MTVPTGRRERKKAATRQKIADTALRLFLERGYDAVGIRDVAAEADVAVTTLFSHFASKEALVFEQDDNFEQRLTQAVTDRAPHEPLIPALRREILAMVRHCTADGSAPIYRMIDESRALREYEESMRLRHAESLATAIAADPGLPQTATACRTIARFVIDAYALAREAADPQAAVDEIFRMIEAAWEAA, from the coding sequence ATGACCGTGCCGACCGGACGCCGTGAGCGCAAGAAGGCCGCGACCCGTCAGAAGATCGCCGACACCGCTCTGCGGCTCTTCCTGGAACGCGGGTACGACGCGGTGGGCATCCGTGATGTGGCCGCCGAGGCCGACGTGGCCGTCACCACGCTCTTCTCGCATTTCGCCTCGAAAGAGGCTTTGGTGTTCGAGCAGGACGACAACTTCGAACAACGTCTGACGCAGGCGGTCACCGACCGGGCACCGCACGAACCGCTCATCCCCGCACTGCGCCGCGAGATCCTGGCCATGGTCCGGCACTGCACGGCGGACGGTTCCGCGCCGATCTACCGCATGATCGACGAGTCGCGTGCCCTGCGGGAGTACGAGGAGTCGATGCGGCTGCGCCACGCGGAGTCGCTGGCCACGGCCATCGCCGCCGATCCCGGCCTGCCGCAGACCGCGACGGCCTGCCGGACGATCGCGAGGTTCGTGATCGACGCCTATGCGCTGGCCCGCGAGGCGGCCGACCCGCAGGCCGCGGTGGACGAGATCTTCCGGATGATCGAGGCGGCCTGGGAAGCCGCCTGA
- a CDS encoding NADP-dependent oxidoreductase translates to MKRVSFAEFGGPDVLRLEDAEEPHAGPGQIRIAVRVAGVNPIDWRIREGQFQKTRPIALPAGVGQDAAGVVDEVGEGVEGVEAGDPVFGRGSDTYAEFAVLSAWARMPENLTFEEAAGYPSVVETALRIIRQVGVQSGQTLLVSGASGGVGSAVLQIARDRGIKVIGTAGAANQDYLRCLGALATTYGEGWVERVRELGRVDAALDLAGSGVIRELIELTGDPQKVVSIADLGAPQLGVRFSGVTGNVPQALAEAVDLISRGKLHIPVEKSYPLAEAAAAHIDSRAGHSRGRRVIVV, encoded by the coding sequence ATGAAGAGAGTGAGCTTCGCCGAGTTCGGCGGTCCCGATGTCCTCCGCCTCGAAGACGCCGAGGAGCCCCATGCGGGGCCCGGGCAGATACGTATCGCCGTGCGGGTGGCGGGCGTGAACCCCATCGACTGGCGGATCCGTGAAGGCCAGTTCCAGAAGACCCGCCCGATCGCGTTGCCCGCCGGAGTCGGGCAGGACGCCGCCGGGGTGGTGGACGAGGTCGGCGAGGGCGTCGAAGGGGTCGAGGCCGGTGACCCCGTGTTCGGGCGGGGCTCGGACACCTATGCCGAATTCGCCGTGCTGTCGGCCTGGGCCCGTATGCCCGAGAACCTGACCTTCGAAGAGGCGGCCGGGTACCCCTCCGTCGTGGAGACCGCGCTGCGCATCATCCGCCAGGTCGGTGTGCAGTCCGGGCAGACGCTGCTGGTCAGCGGCGCGTCCGGGGGAGTCGGGTCGGCGGTGCTGCAGATCGCCCGCGACCGCGGCATCAAGGTGATCGGCACCGCCGGGGCCGCGAACCAGGACTACCTGCGATGCCTGGGCGCCCTCGCCACGACGTACGGCGAGGGCTGGGTCGAGCGGGTACGGGAACTCGGCCGGGTCGACGCGGCGCTCGACCTGGCCGGCTCGGGCGTCATCCGCGAACTGATCGAACTGACCGGGGACCCGCAGAAGGTGGTCTCCATCGCCGATCTCGGCGCACCGCAGCTCGGTGTCCGGTTCTCCGGCGTCACCGGGAACGTGCCGCAGGCCCTCGCCGAGGCCGTCGACCTCATCTCGCGCGGCAAGCTCCACATCCCGGTCGAGAAGTCGTACCCGCTCGCCGAGGCCGCGGCAGCACACATCGACAGCCGGGCCGGCCACTCGCGCGGGCGCCGGGTCATCGTCGTCTGA
- a CDS encoding FAD-dependent oxidoreductase, with amino-acid sequence MHTPVTIIGAGLGGLVLARVLHLHGIPVTVYEADSSPTSRSQGGMLDIHDRNGQPALQAAGLMDEFRGLILEGRQAIRLLDRNGTVLFEKADDGTGTSPEVQRGELRQMLLNALPDGTVRWGHRVTGVRALTEGRHEVAFADGTTVATNVLVGADGAWSRVRPLLSDATPAYVGRSFVETYLHDADSRHPATAKAVGDGTLVALDPDGNGNWLVAHREKGGTLHAYITLVKPQDWFATIDFTDATAAAARIAEEYDGWAPELTALITAGRTAPILRPLHALPVGHRWDRVPGVTLLGDAAHLSTPNGEGAGLAMEDGAALGKALAAHPDDIETALAEYERELFPRSAAAAAAVAHNPTPQELINFFTVQERLGG; translated from the coding sequence ATGCACACTCCTGTCACGATCATCGGAGCCGGCCTCGGCGGCCTCGTCCTGGCCCGCGTCCTGCACCTCCACGGCATCCCGGTCACGGTCTACGAGGCGGATTCCTCCCCGACGTCGCGCTCGCAGGGCGGGATGCTCGACATCCACGACCGCAACGGCCAGCCCGCCCTCCAGGCGGCCGGCCTGATGGACGAGTTCCGCGGCCTCATCCTGGAGGGCCGCCAAGCGATACGGCTCCTCGACCGGAACGGAACCGTCCTGTTCGAAAAGGCCGACGACGGCACGGGCACAAGCCCCGAGGTACAGCGCGGCGAGCTGCGACAGATGCTGCTGAACGCGCTCCCCGACGGCACCGTCCGATGGGGCCACCGGGTCACCGGCGTCCGCGCCCTCACCGAGGGACGCCACGAGGTGGCCTTCGCAGACGGCACCACCGTCGCCACGAACGTGCTGGTCGGCGCGGACGGCGCGTGGTCGCGCGTCCGGCCGTTGCTCTCCGACGCCACACCCGCATACGTCGGCCGGTCCTTCGTCGAGACCTACCTGCACGACGCCGACTCCCGGCACCCGGCCACCGCGAAAGCGGTCGGCGACGGGACGCTCGTCGCGCTCGACCCGGACGGGAACGGGAATTGGCTCGTGGCCCACCGGGAGAAGGGCGGAACCCTCCACGCCTACATCACCCTGGTCAAGCCACAGGACTGGTTCGCCACCATCGATTTCACCGATGCCACCGCGGCCGCCGCGCGGATCGCGGAGGAGTACGACGGCTGGGCACCGGAACTCACCGCCCTGATCACCGCCGGCCGGACCGCGCCGATCCTGCGCCCGCTCCACGCCCTGCCGGTCGGACACCGCTGGGACCGGGTGCCGGGCGTGACCCTGCTCGGCGACGCCGCCCACCTCTCGACGCCCAACGGCGAAGGCGCCGGCCTGGCCATGGAGGACGGCGCCGCACTCGGGAAGGCCCTCGCCGCCCACCCCGACGACATCGAGACCGCCCTCGCCGAGTACGAGCGGGAACTGTTCCCCCGCAGCGCCGCGGCCGCCGCCGCGGTCGCCCACAACCCCACGCCCCAGGAGTTGATCAATTTCTTCACCGTCCAGGAACGGCTGGGCGGCTGA
- the dnaB gene encoding replicative DNA helicase, with the protein MPEPVEDPWADTGPSDRLPAARSRRGEGKGGRGRDDRRERGDEEGGWASGGFERVPPQDLDAEQSVLGGMLLSKDAIADVVEVLKGHDFYRPAHELIYQAILDLYAKGEPADPITIAAELTKRGEIGRVGGASYLHTLVQSVPTAANAEYYAEIVHERAVLRRLVEAGTRITQMGYAADGDVDEIVNGAQAEIYAVTEQRTSEDYLPLGDIMEGALDEIEAIGSRQGQMTGVPTGFTDLDSLTNGLHPGQMIVIAARPAMGKSTLALDFARACSIKSNLPSVIFSLEMGRNEIAMRLLSAEARVALHHMRSGSMTDEDWTRLARRMPDVSAAPLYIDDSPNLSMMEIRAKCRRLKQRNDLKLVVIDYLQLMQSGGSKRAESRQQEVSDMSRNLKLLAKELELPVIALSQLNRGPEQRTDKKPMVSDLRESGSIEQDADMVILLHREDAYEKESPRAGEADLIVAKHRNGPTATITVAFQGHYSRFVDMAQT; encoded by the coding sequence ATGCCCGAGCCCGTGGAGGACCCCTGGGCGGACACCGGCCCCAGCGACCGGCTGCCCGCCGCACGCTCCCGTCGAGGCGAGGGCAAGGGCGGCCGTGGCCGTGACGACCGGCGCGAGCGCGGCGACGAGGAGGGCGGCTGGGCCTCCGGCGGCTTCGAGCGCGTACCGCCGCAGGACCTGGACGCCGAGCAGTCCGTGCTCGGCGGCATGCTGCTGTCCAAGGACGCCATCGCCGACGTCGTCGAGGTCCTCAAGGGGCACGACTTCTACCGTCCGGCCCACGAGCTGATCTATCAGGCGATCCTCGACCTGTACGCGAAGGGTGAGCCGGCCGATCCCATCACGATCGCGGCCGAGCTGACCAAGCGCGGTGAGATCGGGCGGGTCGGCGGCGCGTCGTACCTGCACACCCTGGTCCAGTCCGTACCGACGGCGGCGAACGCCGAGTACTACGCCGAGATCGTTCACGAACGGGCGGTCCTGCGTCGGCTCGTCGAGGCCGGCACGCGCATCACGCAGATGGGATACGCGGCCGACGGCGATGTGGACGAGATCGTCAACGGCGCCCAGGCGGAGATCTACGCCGTCACCGAGCAGCGCACCAGTGAGGACTACCTGCCGCTCGGCGACATCATGGAGGGCGCGCTCGACGAGATCGAGGCGATCGGCTCCCGCCAGGGCCAGATGACCGGCGTGCCGACCGGCTTCACCGATCTGGACTCCCTGACCAACGGCCTCCACCCCGGCCAGATGATCGTCATCGCGGCGCGTCCCGCGATGGGTAAGTCCACCCTGGCGCTCGACTTCGCCCGAGCGTGTTCGATCAAAAGCAATCTGCCGAGCGTCATCTTCTCGCTCGAAATGGGCCGCAACGAGATCGCGATGCGTCTGCTGTCCGCCGAGGCGCGGGTGGCCCTGCACCATATGCGGTCCGGCTCCATGACGGACGAGGACTGGACCCGGCTGGCCCGCCGCATGCCGGACGTGTCGGCCGCGCCGCTCTACATCGACGACTCGCCGAACCTGTCGATGATGGAGATCCGCGCCAAGTGCCGCCGCCTCAAGCAGCGCAACGACCTCAAACTGGTGGTCATCGACTACCTCCAGCTGATGCAGTCCGGCGGTTCCAAGCGCGCCGAGAGCCGCCAGCAGGAGGTCTCGGACATGTCCCGTAACCTCAAGCTGCTGGCCAAGGAGCTGGAGCTGCCGGTCATCGCGCTCTCGCAGCTCAACCGTGGTCCCGAGCAGCGTACGGACAAGAAGCCGATGGTTTCGGACCTGCGTGAGTCCGGTTCGATCGAGCAGGACGCGGACATGGTCATCCTGCTCCACCGTGAGGACGCCTACGAGAAGGAGTCCCCCCGAGCGGGCGAGGCCGACCTGATCGTGGCCAAGCACCGTAACGGCCCGACGGCGACGATCACCGTGGCGTTCCAGGGCCACTACTCGCGGTTTGTGGACATGGCGCAGACCTGA